GTTTCTTCCTGCTGTTTGCAGTGGTGACTAACTTCATACTAAGAACCAAGTATGAAAACACAGCTCTGTAAAATTAAAGATTATGTTAAAACAaagattaaaaaaaataaaattagCACATTAAGCCATTCAGCATGTGGGGGGATAAAGGCATTGCaaataaaatcatataAGCAAGATTGCAGAGCAATTATTACATGTTAGAAACACTTATATTCCTTTCATTCATAGGTTTGTATATTAATTAGTAAAATTCTATGATATTTTTCCACTGTTTATATTTAAGACTTAGAGCGTGATGCTTAAATTGAGCACGTAGAGCAAAATTAGCAATGGCTTTAATAGGTTAACCAGAGACTATtactttgaaattgaatatgGCGGAGGCATGATCATGTATAGGTCACATGACCATGTCTTGGCCATGAAAATTTCGCAGAAAGCCGGAATGGCGATGAAATCAAGCGAAGCCCATAGCAAAGATAGTGCCTTCGAATAAAAGTAGTTGAAAGTTGCAATGTAATTATTAACTTGGTAATTCATTTGCATCCTAGAATCAGAACCAGGAATTGCTGAATAAACTAAGAAGCTACAATTGTTACAATGTTTACCAGAACAGCAGGCCTATGTTTGAGAAGAACTGCTTTGATGCTTTCCAGAAGTGGTAAAGCCAATGGTTCCATGGTTGCCAGAACCGTGTTGACCAAGCCTATGAACCATGCTCTAATTGCTAACTCCTTGTTGAGAGCTTTCCATGCTGGTGTGACAATTCACAACCAGGAATCCAAGCAAGTTAGAGACATTCTAAACAGTGAACTCAATCTTGAGCTTGAGTCCTTGAAGGATGAGGAAGCACCACCACTGGATGAGACTTTCCAGGAGTATTTAGATAAATCAGGCTTTAGCATTGTTGAGAGACCAGGTAAGAATGAAGctgaattgaagaaaaccACTGCCGATGGTGAAACTGTTCGTGTTTTGTTTGATGTTGCCCAAGTAAGCAACTTGCCTTACGATGCTTCTTTGGCCGAAGCTGCTGCCAATGAGCAAGCAatcaatgaagatgattaCGACGCCCTTTCTGATAATTTCGCCAATGTTACAGTTGTCGTTTCCAAGGAAGGCAGATCAACTTTGGGTTTCGAACTTCTAATGAACATTCAAGAAGGTAGCTTCTATGTCGACAGCGTTACTCCATATCAAGGTGACAACGTGGCTTTGTCAGAATCTGCTGAGGCAGATGCCCAAAGGGACGCTGTTTATCACGGTCCACCATTCTCTAACCTAGACGAACAACTACAGGAATCCTTGGAAGTATTCCTAGAGAGCAGAGGTATTAATGAGGACCTTGCTTCTTTCATCGGCACTTACTCtgaattcaaagaaaataacGAGTATGTCGATtggttgaagaagatgaaggaATTCTTCGAGTGAATTTCCAAATTCCATCTTGACAAATACTGATCATATTggaatttttaattattctGTCCTTGTAAATAACAATAGTTTCCGGTTCCCCTTCaatgaaatataataaattttgCTGCAAATAGGTACTCTTATAAATATCCAAAGTTTATATGTTTTATGTTGTATTGATTTTGCCCATATCTCTTCTccatattttgtatttatattaGATCATCgcaatttcttcaataagGCTGCGAGAACAAAACGAGTAAATATACACAGAAAAGGTTTAGTGCTGGTTTGATATAGAAGGCTTTATGACTTTTTGGCTATTGGGATTGAGAAAATAAGTCATATCTAGTGCAGAGTATTGCAATGTTATCGCAATTACGCCAATACCACCCAGTAATTGAGCTGGAGACGGTGGCTCATCTTTTGAAATCAGAGTATGGAGATGAACAGGAGAGAGCTCAATTGGGTCAATTGGGACTGCAGATAGTGAATAGATACGATGGATATGAGTGTCCTTATAAGGCTTTATTTGAAGCAGCAGTAAGCGATTCTAAAGCAACAATTTCGCACGCAGCAGGCCTCCATTATTCATCCGCCAATGATGAGAGTCATACCAATGATACAGATAACGAACACAGAGACGACAATGTGATGAAGCATTTGCTTAGCGGAAAATATCTTGAAGCCTTAGCATTGCTGGATGCCAATAGCAAGATGGACAAGTCCCCATTCAAACATATGGAACAATTTGCTAAGATAATGATATTCAGTAGAAACTATGAGAATGTGCAAGAATTAGAGTTAAGATTACAATACAGCCTATCAGATGATAGAATTGatcaaatttcaaaagatcAACAACCATCTCAAAATTTGAGTGACGAAAAGGAGAGTATATGCAGGATAAAACTGTATATCTGTACGTCTTACTTCATTGAAGGAAGGTATTTTGAGTGCTCCTCCAAATTTTACAAGTTTTACATTGAAGACCCAAAAacgatgatgaagatacTGACAAGTAAAGTTGATGGTGATGCTTTACTTTTACTTCCTGAGCTCAAAACAATGATAGCAGCTTCAACATTAGTTTCAATACCTATGAACAGTTATGATGAGTTAATTTCCATCGATGAACTTACAGAGCTTTTTGACACCGTTGATATTCTATCCAGGTCATTGAAATTGCTGATTAATACGAGCTTTAAGTGCTTTTTAGCTCTATGGAATAATGAATTTCAGAAAACATTATCCCGATGTTATTTATTAAACAAAAGCTGGGAAACAGCCGAGAGACTcatgaaaatgaagatatACTGCTTTTATCTCAAATTGTCAAAAACTCTAACGATAAGTTACTTATCAGAAAAGTTGGGTATAGAGTATGATGAAGTTAAAGAAAGTGTTGAAAGGCTGATTTGTAGTGCAAATTTGTATTTCCATTTAGACGGAGATGTGATATcttattcaaaaagaagTATTGTGGACTCGACAGTACGAACATTGGATGAAAATTGCAGACATATTAATGAACTTTTGGATAAACAGAGAGTTAGGAATGataaattgaaagagaTGATTAGTGGAAATCtattagaagaagaacaaacaATAAGAAAATCTGATACAGCAAAGACGAGCAATAATCAAGAAATTATGGACATTGATGATGTGCAATTTCTAAGTGACGATTTGGAACAAGTTGATAGTTGCATTTCTGACTAGTTTTTTTCACTAGGAATGAGAATTCCAGGATACTACACATTATTTGCTACTAAACTAAAACTAAAGAACTATCACCACATACTTCTAAgtgttttctttgatatacTTATTTTCCTGTATTTTTTAGGTTTTGGAGTATCCTTTAATTCCTGATAAAACTCCTGAGTATCAATTGGCATTGAGTCAGCTATGTCTgagttctttcttttatgTGGTTCTTGTGCCTGTACGTTATAAGTAGTTTCTTTATGTTCCTTAAGAGATAGCTGGCCCATCTCTAAAGTATCGGAAATGTACCTATTTAATTGAGTTCTCCGCTCTTTAACCTCCTCTATCCATAATAAAACCTGTGTTTTTGACTGAGGTATAATGTCTCGGTGACAAGAGGGGATTGCTTTAATTTGGAAGTACTTTATGTGATACAATTGGTTTTTGGTCAATTTTCCATTTACTGGGCACCATATATTGTCATAGTCGACCAATACCTGCTGTTCGTTTGTTTTATGCTGACTTGTTTGACCTTGTATACCATTGTTAGCGTTAATTACAAGAATACCGTCAAACAATAGCGCTGAAATACAGAATTGGAATCGTTCTGTTGACTCAGAATCATCTCTTTTATTGGATGTCACATTATTGAACAAGTCAGAAAGCGCCGAGGGTAACAAGCCTTTCTGTCTATTGATCTGCCTATAAACTTTTCTTAACAGCATCAGATCTTTAAAGTAAGTATTTGAATAGTTAAATTCGGGACCACACAGGCATTCAATACATTGATCAATCTTTTGTGTACCAACATTACCATAGCAGATGCCATGTACGACTTTTGCACATTTTCGGCAGGTTTTGAATGCAGTACAGCTTTTACTGAGTGTCTCCCTGCATTCGCATGCTCCTGTAGTTAAACTTTGATGATTTACTACAGCTTGAGTTGGTTGAAGAGAACATTGGGTGGATTCTAAAAGATGGCCTAAGATGCTCGTTGTCTGGCTTACTTCATGGTGGCTTACTTCATGGTGTTCTGTCTTCTCGACCTTGGTAAACTTTTTTGTTACTAGATCAAATGGGTTTAGCTCAATAGTCTGCTCCCCTTCCTTTAAATCACAAGCAGAGAGAATGTTCAAGCTTAGCTTATGTGTTTTTGTATCCAGAGTTCCAATCTCTGTAATTTCCTTTTCCATCGTCGTAggtatttttattgtagCTTGTTTCTCAAAAGTAGCATCTCTAAAAAAAGGAGGTTGGTATTCTGGATCAGTATTCTCATTAAACATAAGTCTCATTGTCAAGAACTTTCTTTGGGGTAAAGGTTCGAGGGACTGCGTAATGATTATAAATCTTCGCATGAGTTGCTGTGCCATGCGTCGAGAATCTAATAAGGAAATAGAATCATCTCGGTTGCCAGTggtatttttgtttgtaaCATTCATCTTAACTTCATCGTTGTCATATTcgaatgaaaaaatataattctCAATCATCTCTTGAGGGTTATTCTCATCCAAAAATATTCCCAAACTTAAGGCTTTCAAGAATTTTAGCCTGATAGACTTGAAAACGGCCTTCTCTAGCCAATCTAACAAAACGTCAACCTCAGAATTTCTACCACGAGCTAATGTTTTAATCTTAATTGAATTATTCTGAGCACAGTTGTTTCTGTCATAGTTTTTATCAACTTTATCAGGGACAAATCTTTGGTCGACAAAGCTATCATCAGGAAATAACCCTCTGAGAAAGGCTAGGCACCCGAAAGACATAGTCAGCATAGTCTGTACAAGCTTTTGACTTTGATCGACCGAGATGGCAGTCCTAGTATCGACTTTTTGTCTAGTCAGTTGCGTAGTTGCCATGTTACAATAAATAGAACAAGAAAGATAATGATTTGGAAGAGCTATCTATCTTGTTTTCTCATACAAGAATCCAAAGATATCGTAACGTAAGGAGAAGACTACACAGCTAGAGGtaataatttgaaaaaaaaaatatatgacTACTGAACAAGGACTTCTTTAATCGCTAAAAGGGTAGATACCGGCggctatttatactttttcgATTTGAGATAGCGGCAACAGATGTCTCGTATTAAAGTACATAGTCTGATGTATAACATTAGCGGCTAAATTCTGTTCTCAGTCTTTCTATACAATGTGTGGAATAATGATACAAAGAACATACTTTTTAATAAATACTGTCACCATCGCAGGTGCTGCACTAATCATTTGTAGGAGATCTGCAAGAGGAAGCCAAAATAGCTCAGTACATCATTCCAATAAAATGGTTGACCAACATAGACGGATGTACAACATAGAGGTTATAATTACAAGATAGTCTGAAGTGTATGGCCTTATTTTAACCTTTTAACTAATTTCAGAATTTCAAGATTGATACGATATATAACATTTGTTATTTCCCAGATTTACTCACAACATGAAGCTGGCGTGTGTAAAAAGTTTAACTCTGCCTTAAGTCGTTTATGTTCCCTAACGTGAAATGCTGAGATTATGTCTAATGTACCTATTATCGCTACAAAAAATCTAGCGTTTTTAAAAGATAAAAGATACTTTCAACGTATTAATTGGATTATGGAGCTTTGTGTGGAGACATACGGCCTACTGATTGAAACAGTGAGCAAATAGATTCTTCGGCATAATTGTAATAAAGGTATCCTACTAATTTTGCTACGAGAAAATAAATTGGTCCTGTCATAATTCTATGCTTACTATTGTGGCCTTGAAATAACGGAGTTAGTAAGATCATGTAATCTTCTTATCATTGATTTCAGGGACCCGCCACGAATATAATCGCTAAATGGGAGGAAACCAAAATGCTTTGACGATTTAGTTTGTTAAAGCATTGATGAGATCATAGGCTCTAAGAATTTAAATCGTGCTGATGAGATCATCTTTGTTAGACCGGACGAACAGCAATATCACGTACCGTGCACTTGTGCTGGTTTTGTCCCCTTATTTCCTTCCGCAGCTGTTGCTGTGCAAAAAAACTGCACTATGACTATCTGTTATATTTCGAAAAATGCACAATTGTTTGACATTCGATAATGACGTATAATGATTAAGATCCCTTCACTTTATTATAGCCGTACCATTATGTCCTATGTCCTTTCAAACAACATTACAATCATGGTGCGATGTGATGCAGCAATGTCTCAGTTAATGAATAATTGCTGATTGTTCCTTTTTCCAGCTAGATACCAGTTAGTTTGGTTTATTATGGGTAGCTTGCACAGGTTTGGTACTGGTCTTTGAGACGTTGTAATTATTACAGCAGTTTGCTATATGTCAGGCCAAGTCTCTGCAATGTTTGACAATAAATTGGACAACCTTAAAAATAGTTCCCTGTTGTTCCGATACAAAATGTTTGTGACTTCGGTATGgtatagaagaaaaagaaaatataagCCAATATGGGCCCAAATAGGTAGGGAGTTGCTTTGGCCAGCATAAGCTGAAATATCCATTATCAAGAAAATGGTGACACGATTTTGAGTGCATCTATTTAACTAACAAGGTATTTAATAGAAGTAATGATCAAATCGTCTTCTCAGAATATGAAACTACTTTACTCGtgatatattaaaaacaaTATTGGTTGGTAGGTGTTTGGTAACTAGTGAAGTCAGTTTTAATAGAATACACCAATGAGTACACTTAGCGAATCAATTAGCGGGGTCCCCGTTGATTCGCCTGACGTCGCCTCTGCGATATCCATATATGGGGTTCCTTCTTCAACCAGATTTAATTTGGATAATGAAGACCTTGATGAACAGCGGTGTTTATTCGATGTTAGTTATAGTACTGATAATCTGTCCACAGTGGCAATGTATGAGTTAGATCCGGGAACATTGGATGACCATGTACATAGTAAAGTATACATAGACAAGGACTCACTTGTCTCTCGTTCTCCTTCCAGAAATTCTACAACTTCAGTCGTTGCTACTAAAGATGGTATTGAAGGACGCCATATCAAGAGGAAcaagaaaattgaaaagaaaatgtcTAATGGAAACAATATGATGATGACTCCATATTCATTAAATTTGCTGTCAACATTTGATAAGAAAGATAGATTAAAAGTGACCTCTGATACTTCATCAGTTACTTCCTCGTTGCGTAACAATTTTATTGATAGTGGTTATTCTCCGAGATGTCATAGCCCTTTATCTCAGGTTGATTCTACTATGTTATATCCAGATTCACCTAATTATCCTCCATTAACACTCAAGGAAAAGATGCATTTATTAAGTCATGATTATATTGCCTCTGCAGGTCAGAGGGATAGACTGAAAGTTATagaaaagaacaagaatCATTCTACGGGTTCATTCACATCAGATGAATCAGGGTTAGACTCAAACTCTAATATTCATATGGATTTTCATAGCTTAGGGCCAGGACGTAAAAATTCAGTTAAACAGGAGCCGAGTCTACGCTATAACTTCAGAGATGATATAAACAGTTGTGGAAGCACTGTAGATGATAAGTCAACTTATGATGATAATTTCGCTGGACTACCAAAAgctgaaaattttgattaATGACTTTAACCTTTGCTAAAGAAAGCATTACTGTTTAAGTGAATTTCCATTTTCAATTTAATGTTCTATCATATGTTTATTAGGATgtgatttttattttatggATATGTTTAATTTTATCTGTTCAGTTTGTTGCATTAGAATTCTATTTACTAGCGGGAAATATCAACCCCCAGCAAAGTTATATCTTTAAGTATATCTATATCCTAATCAGATAGTTACTGTTCTTCCTAATTAAAATGCTAAAAAAAGTGAATTTAATGTTCACTAAATTTAAAAATCACATCTGTTTGACCTGGTAACCCTAAACAACTAATTTATAATTATATACATTATAACGTTTAGGTAACTAAAGTTACCTTTAGCAAAGATAAAGTTATTTAAGGCTTATCAAACACATTTCGTACAATTAGACATAACCAGCTTTTGATAGAGCTCACAAGTGAGATAATTAAGCGCCAAGAATCTTTAGGATCTCTAAATACAACATACTACAACATTGGCAGATAAGTAAttattttctaatattattttagtCTTTTCTGCTGTACACCTAAGTTGATCGTTTATAGTAAGctcaagaaaagaagtcaCTATATCACTGTATACCGAGTTACAAAACTTAGGCAACGCCATTTGggttcttcaattttagtAAGGAAATAATTAGTTACCGCTATGCCTGCCACTCAAGCCATAACTGAGTTCTGTAAAGCTTCTGTTCAAATTTCGAGTTTGATTAGTCCGTTAAACACCCTCAATGAAAGTGGTGTTCAAAACGTGAACGACCGAATCAATACACTTGTTGCCCTTTGCgaaaaatttgatgacTCAAATAATAGTGTGATTAAGGATGAATTTGACAGTAAATTACTATCTAAACTTGAAAATACAGTAATTAGCTTCTGGAATACTTTAACTATTGCTTGGAAGACCATCGAGAATAATAAATGTGTTACGAAAGAGCATGAGGATATTATATTAAGAAACTCAAAGTTAGTACTTACGCTCAATTGCAAATATCTGGTATGTCAACTGTTAAAGATACATGAACTTTATTCAAAGAGTCTAGAAAATTACCTCAGATCACTAAATTGCCAATTGAAGGCGTTTAAATTATGGAGTGAGAATTGTTTACTTACGGAGGCAAACAGTATTGGAACTAAAATCGAACTTATGATACAAAAACAATTCGATCATATAACAAAAGTTGATATTAATACTATCTACAATATAGATAGTAGCTCCAGTAACAAAATGTTGTTTGATAAATACTACActgaatattatatttgcTGCTTTCAAATGGCTCTTAAAAAGGAGGACATTGAACAAGCGCATAATTTTGAGGAAAAGGCAAAACTGGAGAAAACCTTATGTGCATTGGATCCTGATTTAGGTATCGAAATTTGCAGACAGTTTTTCAATACATGCTTAGAGGTATTTGAACGCGAGGTCGACAATGTTTTGCTAATGAATGACTTATTACTATTTATACAAAGATTGAAAAAGTATCTCAGTATTCCAGATGCTATGATACAAAATCATCTGGAATACTCTAATTTGAAGTTCTCTACAGATTACCTTCTAATTAAAATAACTATTGATAttagcaaaaaaaaaacatacCTAGAAAGTGAGACACTAACATATTTAGAACAATTTAAAGGTCAATTTCCAGAGCGAATTGAACCTTATGCAGCAATAATTACATATTGTAAGGATTTCGATACAGAAATGggttttgaaaaagtaGAGTCAACTATCATGGAAATGATTATGACAGTAGATGTGAAAACCAATTTCGACATGATCATTAGTTCTATCGGCGAGTTTTCAAGGAAAAATACCGTATCATCCATGCTATGTCTCgattatttaatatttaataaaataaatgcTAAAGAGGATAGGaattattttgaaaagGCCATTATTGCTAGATTTTATCTCACTACCCAATCCAATATCATTAGCAGTGAAGTAAAAGCAACTGGTTTGTATAATTTCCTCAATGAAGTCGAGAAAGTGATAATTCATGAATTTTCCAACAAGACTGTAGCAACAATTATTGCGTTATTGTGGAATGAAGCCAAGAAATTAGAGAAGAACGATTGTCTACAAGACTCAATTTTGTACTATAAGTTAGTTACAAAAGATATGCTCTGTCAAAACTACACTGATTCAATTAAATTATTCAGGGCATTAGCCAACCTATATTTGAGGTTAGATGACATAACGGCCGCCGAAAAGCTACTGGCTAAATTTTCAGACGAGAATAAAAGAGATTCCCTAACAcaattaatttattttagaATATTCAGTaaacaaaggaaaatagATGAAGCTACCAAAATACTTGAAACGATAAGTAAACTTGAAGATGACAAAGTGCCTAGTATACTAATGATGGCCGTTACTGAATGTAAAGATATACCGAGCTTATCATTATCTgcaattcttcttttgtaccaaaatattaaactTGACACAACggaaaataataaagacaAAATAGATACCTTGGTAGTACCTACCCTAGGCTTTACCAGATATACTATTCaatcaattttgaaaataaacGAATCCAATTTTCCTCAAAGCATTCTTTCCTACATTAATACAATTGTACAAATGGTACAAAAGTGCAAGCAGTTCCTGGAAAAGACCAGAATTGCTAAATTGCTAAATGTTTCCAACGAGGAACATAGTGATACTATTTTGATAGACGAAATTGAGTGGTTATGTGCCACATGCTATAATATAACTAGTAAATTATTCGAAAAGAAATGCGTCACAACTGAGTCGTTGTCTTTATTGACAGAAGGACTTGAAATTTTCCAATATATCCCGAGTGATGACTTAACATTTCCAAAGagattatattatttgacATGGAAATTTAGATGCCAGATACTtctattattaatattgaaGGCCGATCCTAAGCTTAACACACAAAAACTTGATTTAGGTTCTCAGAGCAAGCTAATTTTAGATAATATATTGGCTCTACTGGGTACCAATGACTACCAAGATTgtaaaaaagaaagcttTGACGTACAGTTACAAGAGTGCATTGTGTTAGTCTTGCAGCTCTATTTCCAGGAAACATTGAATTTAGGTGGTAAGGATGAACTGCTATCTTTAGCTGCAAAACTGGATAGCTCACTTAGCACCTCTGTTGACCAAATTTTGGTAGAGGCGGTTAttaaaacaagaaatatacCTCCTAGGACTTTTACCACTATTCTCACTATGATTATAGATAGAAACATAAACAACTCAAAGTTAAGAGACGTACACATTTGCTATTGGATTAGAAGTTTGTTTGAATACCAAATGAGCCTAAATGAAAGTATATCCTTTAGTTTCATCAATAGTTTACTAACTAGAATTGAATCGAACAAACAACACAAATATGAAACTAGTGAAATCATGCTGCAAGATCTCGAAGCCATTACAACATGCTGTTGGAATTATGGAATAAACCAACTGCTGAACAAAAATTATACAGATGGAGAAAAGTGGTGCCAGGTAGCAATCAGAGTTTCAAGTTTGGTTAATCAAAACTTAGTGTTACAATTACGTCAATTATGGGAACAACTGTTAAGCTGCAGCAAGATGAAGTAAATGTGTACTTCTCATACACCAATGTTTAGTACCATTATTTGCATTTTAGTTACTTGAGTCATTATAGACTTCTAAGACAAATCACCAGGTAAATTAATAGGATGTGGATATTTGTGTGGCTACGAAGTCTGTATAACTGATACACACAGTTtaattacaaaaattgaTTAACATTTAACGAGAAAGACTCCACTTACTGCTGGTAAGGTGTCTCAGTTTTTTATTGCGAAAAAATTGCGGGCAATTTCCAACGCCTACGTGTGCacaaaatggaaaaaaatatccaaaTTGACTTCTTGTGCACTAAGCAAAGGTGTATAAATCTCAAATATCACGTGGAACATTATCAGAATATATGAATAATCTTCTGCTgataatttaaaaaaaaagtgtgACGCTCGAAAATTCAACAGCGAACGGCACTGGCACAATGCGCGAGATGACTGATTATTTTTCGAGGAtgctaataaaaaaaaatgatgagCTGAATTGTATCCTTGACTCTGGTTATAAATCAATTATtaacatatatatagaaGAGTGAAAATCTTAAATTCGTTTGCCTCAATTGATAATTTCTCAATACATCGATagattttattcttattttttggcTTGCTATAGAAACCACCCGAAGCTTTTCTAACTATAATACTAAACAAAATGGATATTAACCCTCTTCAAGATTCTTTCCAAAGAGCAATGAACCTGTCAAGATCACCAGGTGCTGTTTCCACTTCACCTACTCAATCATTCATGAACACTCTACCCCGTCGTTTGAGTGTCTCAAAGCAACAGAAAGCCCTTAAACCATTCTCTACAGGTGATATGAGAATCCTTCTACTGGAAAATGTCAACCAAACTGCTGTTGACATTTTCAAGGACCAAGGTTATCAAGTCGAGTTTTACAAATCCTCTCTACCGGAAGAAGAGTtaattgaaaagattaaGGATGTACATGCTATTGGTATTAGATCGAAAACGAAGCTAACTGCCAATATCTTGAAGCACGCTAAGAACCTAGTCGTTATTGGTTGTTTCTGCATCGGTACAAATCAAGTTGACCTTGATTATGCTGCAAGCATCGGTGTTGCCGTGTTCAACTCTCCTTTCTCAAACTCTAGATCCGTCGCTGAACTAGTCATTGCTGAAATCATCTCCCTTGCTAGACAATTGGGTGACAGATCCATCGAATTACACACCGGAACATGGAATAAGGTTTCTCAGAAATGTTGGGAAGTCAGAGGCAAGACACTTGGTGTTGTTGGTTATGGTCATATTGGTTCCCAGTTATCTGTTCTTGCCGAATCTATGGGTATGCATGTATTATACTACGATATTGTCACCATTATGGCTTTAGGTACCGCTAAGCAGGTTTCTACGCT
This is a stretch of genomic DNA from Nakaseomyces glabratus chromosome M, complete sequence. It encodes these proteins:
- the SPO22 gene encoding Spo22p (CAGL0M12815g~Ortholog(s) have role in positive regulation of protein sumoylation, regulation of synaptonemal complex assembly and condensed nuclear chromosome, nucleus localization) codes for the protein MPATQAITEFCKASVQISSLISPLNTLNESGVQNVNDRINTLVALCEKFDDSNNSVIKDEFDSKLLSKLENTVISFWNTLTIAWKTIENNKCVTKEHEDIILRNSKLVLTLNCKYLVCQLLKIHELYSKSLENYLRSLNCQLKAFKLWSENCLLTEANSIGTKIELMIQKQFDHITKVDINTIYNIDSSSSNKMLFDKYYTEYYICCFQMALKKEDIEQAHNFEEKAKLEKTLCALDPDLGIEICRQFFNTCLEVFEREVDNVLLMNDLLLFIQRLKKYLSIPDAMIQNHLEYSNLKFSTDYLLIKITIDISKKKTYLESETLTYLEQFKGQFPERIEPYAAIITYCKDFDTEMGFEKVESTIMEMIMTVDVKTNFDMIISSIGEFSRKNTVSSMLCLDYLIFNKINAKEDRNYFEKAIIARFYLTTQSNIISSEVKATGLYNFLNEVEKVIIHEFSNKTVATIIALLWNEAKKLEKNDCLQDSILYYKLVTKDMLCQNYTDSIKLFRALANLYLRLDDITAAEKLLAKFSDENKRDSLTQLIYFRIFSKQRKIDEATKILETISKLEDDKVPSILMMAVTECKDIPSLSLSAILLLYQNIKLDTTENNKDKIDTLVVPTLGFTRYTIQSILKINESNFPQSILSYINTIVQMVQKCKQFLEKTRIAKLLNVSNEEHSDTILIDEIEWLCATCYNITSKLFEKKCVTTESLSLLTEGLEIFQYIPSDDLTFPKRLYYLTWKFRCQILLLLILKADPKLNTQKLDLGSQSKLILDNILALLGTNDYQDCKKESFDVQLQECIVLVLQLYFQETLNLGGKDELLSLAAKLDSSLSTSVDQILVEAVIKTRNIPPRTFTTILTMIIDRNINNSKLRDVHICYWIRSLFEYQMSLNESISFSFINSLLTRIESNKQHKYETSEIMLQDLEAITTCCWNYGINQLLNKNYTDGEKWCQVAIRVSSLVNQNLVLQLRQLWEQLLSCSKMK
- the SER33 gene encoding phosphoglycerate dehydrogenase SER33 (CAGL0M12837g~Ortholog(s) have alpha-ketoglutarate reductase activity, phosphoglycerate dehydrogenase activity, role in serine family amino acid biosynthetic process and cytosol localization), encoding MDINPLQDSFQRAMNLSRSPGAVSTSPTQSFMNTLPRRLSVSKQQKALKPFSTGDMRILLLENVNQTAVDIFKDQGYQVEFYKSSLPEEELIEKIKDVHAIGIRSKTKLTANILKHAKNLVVIGCFCIGTNQVDLDYAASIGVAVFNSPFSNSRSVAELVIAEIISLARQLGDRSIELHTGTWNKVSQKCWEVRGKTLGVVGYGHIGSQLSVLAESMGMHVLYYDIVTIMALGTAKQVSTLDELLNKSDFVTLHVPETPETKNLLSAPQFAAMKDGAYVINASRGTVVDIPSLIQAMKAGKIAGAALDVYPNEPAKNGADAFSDKLNNWTSELVSLPNVILTPHIGGSTEEAQSAIGIEVAHALSKYINEGISVGSVNFPEVSLRSLDLDQENTVRVLYIHKNVPGVLKTVNNILSNHNIEKQFSDSCGEIAYLMADISDVNQSDIKQIYDELDKTSSKISIRLLY